One genomic region from Solwaraspora sp. WMMD792 encodes:
- a CDS encoding low temperature requirement protein A yields MTAAGDPRGLLRGEQAPRRATFLELYFDLAFVVALALLSETLARRLSPLGVVEAAILLLAVWWVWVVTTLVTDLYNPQSRSIRVVTVAIMFGVLLMTAALPAAFEDRAAIFVGAYVAIHLGRGLFFFFALHDQMARQRAVRIWAWFAVSAVPWLAGILVDETTRVVFWGLALAIDYTVFALGYPVPRRGRIPAAQFNPTAEHMAERYHQFFIIALGDIILVSGLASSRSEVTPGSAAGFVVAFASATILFRIYVHCAGARLTEAIEAARDPGRFTRSAPYTHLLMIAGVVATATSAKFIIEHPTDPVPVNWLTIMIGGPVIFLLGRSRLEYEVFGRVAWPLLAGVLLLALTVPPLLAGPALLVAICANLVLLVIILFDLALHGRRNPVPPAPPL; encoded by the coding sequence GTGACGGCGGCCGGCGACCCGCGCGGCCTGCTCCGTGGCGAGCAGGCACCGCGGCGCGCCACCTTCCTGGAGCTGTACTTCGACCTGGCCTTCGTGGTCGCACTCGCCCTGCTGTCGGAGACCCTGGCCCGGCGGCTGAGTCCGTTGGGCGTCGTCGAGGCGGCGATCCTGCTGCTCGCCGTCTGGTGGGTATGGGTGGTGACCACCCTGGTCACCGATCTCTACAACCCGCAGAGTCGGTCCATCAGGGTGGTCACGGTCGCGATCATGTTCGGCGTGCTGCTGATGACGGCGGCGCTACCGGCAGCGTTCGAGGACCGTGCGGCCATTTTCGTCGGCGCGTACGTCGCCATCCACCTGGGCCGCGGCCTGTTTTTCTTCTTTGCGCTGCACGACCAGATGGCCCGGCAGCGCGCGGTGCGAATCTGGGCCTGGTTCGCCGTATCGGCGGTTCCCTGGCTGGCCGGCATCCTGGTCGACGAGACCACTCGGGTGGTGTTCTGGGGTCTCGCGCTGGCCATCGACTACACGGTCTTCGCGCTCGGCTATCCCGTTCCTCGCCGAGGGCGGATCCCAGCAGCCCAGTTCAACCCGACCGCCGAGCACATGGCGGAGCGGTACCACCAGTTCTTCATCATCGCCCTGGGCGACATCATCCTGGTGTCCGGGCTGGCGTCGAGCCGCAGCGAGGTCACCCCGGGCAGCGCCGCCGGGTTCGTCGTGGCCTTCGCCAGCGCGACCATCCTGTTCCGGATCTACGTGCACTGCGCTGGGGCACGGCTGACCGAGGCGATCGAGGCCGCCCGCGACCCGGGGCGGTTCACCCGTTCCGCGCCGTACACCCATCTGCTGATGATTGCCGGCGTGGTAGCGACCGCGACCAGCGCGAAGTTCATCATCGAACACCCGACCGACCCGGTCCCGGTCAACTGGCTGACCATCATGATCGGTGGACCGGTCATCTTCCTGCTGGGCCGCAGCAGGCTCGAGTACGAGGTCTTCGGCCGGGTCGCCTGGCCGCTGCTGGCGGGCGTGCTCCTGCTGGCGTTGACCGTACCGCCGCTGCTGGCGGGCCCGGCGTTGCTGGTCGCGATCTGCGCCAATCTGGTGCTGTTGGTGATCATCCTGTTCGACCTGGCGCTGCATGGCCGACGCAACCCGGTGCCGCCCGCTCCGCCGCTGTGA
- a CDS encoding lysozyme, which translates to MATTVSSHPPTRTGNATGRRGTPRRLLATGLTLILTTAALVAGTAAPAQAATTPGIDVSHWQGSINWTSVRNSGIEFAYIKATEGTSYKDPRFNTNYVAAYNAGVIRGAYHFALPDRSSGSVQANYLASNGGAWSADSRTLPAALDIEHNPYGAMCYGLSQSAMRNWISSFLNTYRSRTGRYAVIYTTTSWWSSCTGNWTGPWSNHPLWLARWASSPGTLPAGAPYWSFWQYTASGSVPGVSGAVDRNHWNGTRARLVALANNG; encoded by the coding sequence ATGGCAACGACCGTCAGCTCGCATCCGCCCACCCGTACCGGCAACGCCACCGGCCGCCGCGGCACCCCCCGCCGGCTGCTGGCCACCGGCCTGACGCTGATCCTGACCACCGCCGCGCTCGTCGCCGGCACCGCGGCACCGGCGCAGGCGGCGACCACCCCGGGCATCGACGTCTCGCACTGGCAGGGCTCGATCAACTGGACCAGCGTGCGCAACAGCGGCATCGAGTTCGCCTACATCAAGGCCACCGAGGGCACCAGCTACAAGGATCCCCGGTTCAACACCAACTACGTCGCCGCGTACAACGCCGGGGTGATCCGGGGTGCGTACCACTTCGCGCTGCCGGACCGGTCCTCCGGCTCGGTCCAGGCCAACTACCTGGCCAGCAACGGCGGCGCCTGGTCGGCGGACAGCCGGACCCTGCCGGCCGCGCTGGACATCGAGCACAACCCGTACGGCGCGATGTGCTACGGGCTGAGCCAGTCGGCGATGCGGAACTGGATCAGCAGCTTCCTGAACACCTACCGGTCGCGCACCGGACGCTACGCCGTCATCTACACCACCACCAGTTGGTGGAGCAGCTGCACCGGCAACTGGACCGGACCGTGGAGCAACCACCCGTTGTGGCTGGCCAGGTGGGCGAGCAGCCCTGGCACCCTGCCGGCCGGCGCACCGTACTGGTCGTTCTGGCAGTACACGGCCAGCGGCAGCGTCCCCGGCGTCTCCGGCGCGGTCGACCGCAACCACTGGAACGGCACCCGCGCCCGGCTGGTGGCGCTGGCCAACAACGGCTGA
- a CDS encoding S8 family peptidase — protein MLALVSWPAAAQAAGPLGEIRRAGGTTAIPDSYIVVLDDDAATAPTTRRLADRYGATVQHVFDTAIEGFTARMSATAARRLAAHPAVAYVEQDHTVTPLAAGVQLNPPSWGLDRIDQRNLPLDNRYAYPTTAPNVHAYVIDTGIHRTHSDFSGRVSTGFDVIDGGPADDCNGHGTHVAGTIGGRAYGVAKAVQLVPVRVLSCSGSGSISGVIAGIDWVTANAIKPAVANMSIGGGASTTLDAAVVNSIRSGVTYAVAAGGSNTSACNTSPARVPEALTVAGTTITDARMSSASYGPCLDLFAPGMSITSTWHTDNSAVRVLSGSSMATAHVTGCAALVAARNPSWSAAQVGNYLIRNATTGVVTNPGAGSPNRLVYCAG, from the coding sequence CTGCTGGCGCTGGTCAGTTGGCCGGCAGCGGCCCAGGCCGCCGGACCACTCGGCGAGATCCGCCGGGCCGGTGGCACCACCGCCATCCCGGACAGCTACATCGTGGTGCTGGACGACGACGCGGCCACCGCGCCGACGACCCGGCGGCTCGCCGACCGGTACGGCGCCACCGTGCAGCACGTGTTCGACACCGCCATCGAGGGCTTCACCGCCCGGATGAGCGCCACCGCCGCCCGCCGGCTGGCCGCCCACCCGGCCGTCGCCTACGTCGAGCAGGACCACACCGTCACGCCGTTGGCCGCCGGCGTACAGCTGAATCCGCCGTCCTGGGGACTGGACCGGATCGACCAGCGCAACCTGCCGCTGGACAACCGCTACGCCTACCCCACCACCGCGCCCAACGTGCACGCCTACGTCATCGACACCGGGATCCACCGGACGCACAGCGACTTCTCCGGTCGGGTCAGCACCGGTTTCGACGTGATCGACGGTGGCCCGGCCGACGACTGCAACGGCCACGGCACGCACGTCGCGGGAACGATCGGCGGCAGGGCGTACGGCGTCGCGAAGGCGGTCCAACTGGTGCCGGTACGGGTACTCAGCTGCAGCGGCTCGGGGTCGATCTCCGGGGTGATCGCCGGAATCGACTGGGTGACCGCCAACGCGATCAAGCCCGCCGTCGCCAACATGTCGATCGGCGGCGGTGCCAGCACCACGCTGGACGCCGCAGTCGTCAACTCGATCCGGTCCGGCGTCACCTACGCGGTGGCCGCCGGCGGCTCCAACACCAGTGCCTGCAACACCTCACCGGCCCGGGTGCCGGAGGCACTGACCGTCGCCGGCACGACGATCACCGACGCCAGGATGAGTTCGGCGAGCTACGGCCCCTGCCTGGACCTGTTCGCGCCCGGGATGAGCATCACCTCGACCTGGCACACCGACAACTCCGCGGTCCGGGTGCTCAGCGGCAGCTCGATGGCGACCGCCCACGTCACCGGCTGTGCGGCGCTGGTCGCCGCCAGAAACCCGTCGTGGAGTGCGGCGCAGGTCGGTAACTACCTGATCCGCAACGCCACCACCGGCGTCGTCACCAACCCCGGGGCGGGCAGCCCGAACCGTCTCGTCTACTGCGCCGGCTGA
- a CDS encoding AAA family ATPase, whose product MADQDGAAADDAAGSDGAGSDGAGRAGDATARARRGVRDWVRAAARRSGARLSDATPYGILAFLTASALAPIAAGIGSGGLLAAAVEQLGQIGGGYLSEALIDTADRMRGRRATEAQWRDALAEELLARLADEGEQSQAIRAELGELLRGIDAVEVALAAAAETDAQLRDDLAATFQALGHDVGALRWMLTDVHRVLGEVRRELAKRSHEQRVEMDRVRRQLLTITQLSSRVQVAAEPQVAPDRPDPVPAGDDPVCPFPGLAAFEPEDAPWFHGRQEQIAQVLSRLAEQAMGGPPLIVTGVSGVGKSSVLRAGVLPTIAAGALGPADRWPWLLMTPGTRPLDELVDRTLVAAGADAADLPAARVHAAPELFGALAARAAPADGRLVIVVDQFEELFTECTDPAHRLAFVTALAAAAPAVVVIAVRADFYADCAELPPLAHALAAGHLVLGRMDADQLRRAVTEPAARAGLEIEPGLVELLLADLNATAPAGYDPGALPLLGHALRATWQRRDGWRLTVAGYRATGGIRRAVAESAERIHLDLDPAGRVALRTAMLRLVTVTDTGAVARRRGASRLFDADLLARLVRARLVTVAADTVEISHEALLTNWPRLDSWLAEARDELIRRQRLTVAAEDWRTAGRDPDLLLRGTRLALVRDQVDRNDLSATEVDFLSASVAAAEAAELARLRGVRRLRRLTVGLAAALLLAVAGGLVALNQQAAAEDQRRQAISRQLAAESQIAAAADDDLLAVGRALDAWDQAPTVEAYGALLSAQTAGTIGPLGTAPGGLSTAVSPDGTAVAVGHQDGLVRLWDVATLRQRDVELRHATDAGVVALAFSPDGRFLASGSFSRDGVRIWDVSTGQLRHTLPAVGALGWLPTGATVVAGRLGTDLSPELQVGGWSAATGELQWSLPTGMLGYDLTVNADGTLLAVANPTDGDVQVWQLTDQTLLRSLPAAQQVAFGPDDVLVTSGPDGALHSWSVSSGERTALPVGPFRAAVSLAVTPDGSLLTTGGWRTGRIDSWALTTGVVSSAFTGYVGRVVADVAVAADGRTVAVTGPDAPTVLFRRTGVLLRHPQSVQFVAVDPAAERVVTAAGDDVVRIWDLGTRAVRATVRASDTVTGVAVAGDGTFAVSTTSSGVLRYTVAGELVGHDTAAGRDGWTTRHPAYSPDGRLLAVAVLDPAGEDGGVLVWRLDRDAEPTFLPTGGAVSALGFGTDGTTLLATANHGVVSGDETVTRAELRSWHTADLSGMDRAVIADLQLTDLAVSPDGHLVAVARSNGQVELRTVAGLDLVGTVDTPTTRLSAVAFSPDGERLVTTAVSDDLARVWQIDSGELTAVLVGHVDNVNAITFTRDGLLVSGSTDTSAQVWDLDPDRVVARLCEVATPAARAVGDEPPRRCR is encoded by the coding sequence ATGGCCGATCAGGACGGCGCCGCTGCGGACGATGCCGCCGGCTCCGACGGTGCCGGCTCCGACGGTGCCGGACGGGCCGGCGACGCCACGGCACGGGCCCGACGCGGCGTACGTGACTGGGTCCGCGCCGCCGCACGGCGTTCCGGGGCACGACTGAGCGACGCCACCCCGTACGGCATCCTCGCCTTCCTCACCGCCTCGGCGCTGGCGCCGATCGCCGCCGGGATCGGCTCCGGCGGGCTGCTCGCCGCAGCCGTCGAACAACTCGGCCAGATCGGCGGCGGCTACCTGTCCGAGGCGCTGATCGACACCGCCGACCGGATGCGCGGCCGGCGGGCCACCGAGGCACAGTGGCGCGACGCGCTGGCCGAGGAACTCCTGGCCCGACTCGCCGACGAAGGGGAACAGTCCCAGGCGATCCGCGCCGAACTCGGTGAGCTGCTGCGGGGCATCGACGCGGTCGAGGTGGCGCTGGCCGCCGCGGCCGAGACCGACGCGCAGCTACGTGACGACCTCGCCGCCACGTTCCAGGCCCTCGGCCACGACGTCGGCGCGCTGCGGTGGATGCTGACCGACGTCCACCGCGTGCTCGGCGAGGTCCGCCGCGAACTGGCGAAACGCAGCCATGAGCAGCGCGTCGAGATGGATCGGGTACGCCGGCAACTGCTCACCATCACCCAGCTGAGCAGCCGGGTGCAGGTAGCCGCCGAACCGCAGGTCGCACCGGACCGGCCAGACCCCGTACCGGCCGGCGACGACCCGGTGTGCCCGTTCCCCGGGCTGGCCGCCTTCGAGCCGGAGGACGCTCCCTGGTTCCACGGCCGGCAGGAGCAGATCGCGCAGGTGCTCAGCCGCCTCGCCGAGCAGGCGATGGGCGGTCCACCGCTGATCGTCACCGGGGTGTCCGGGGTCGGCAAGTCGTCGGTACTGCGCGCCGGGGTGCTGCCGACGATCGCCGCCGGTGCGCTCGGCCCGGCGGACCGGTGGCCGTGGCTGCTGATGACCCCGGGCACCCGGCCGCTGGACGAGCTCGTCGACCGTACGCTCGTCGCCGCCGGCGCGGACGCCGCGGACCTGCCTGCGGCGCGGGTGCACGCGGCCCCGGAGCTGTTCGGTGCGCTCGCTGCCCGAGCCGCGCCCGCCGACGGTCGGCTGGTGATCGTGGTGGACCAGTTCGAGGAGCTGTTCACCGAGTGCACCGATCCGGCCCACCGGCTGGCCTTCGTGACCGCGTTGGCCGCCGCCGCGCCGGCCGTCGTGGTGATCGCGGTCCGCGCCGACTTCTACGCCGACTGCGCCGAACTGCCGCCGCTGGCGCATGCGCTGGCCGCCGGGCATCTGGTCCTCGGTCGGATGGACGCCGACCAGCTGCGTCGCGCGGTGACCGAGCCGGCGGCGCGGGCCGGTCTGGAGATCGAACCCGGGCTGGTCGAGTTGCTGCTCGCCGACCTGAACGCGACGGCACCGGCCGGCTACGACCCGGGGGCGCTGCCGCTGCTCGGTCACGCCCTGCGGGCGACCTGGCAGCGGCGCGACGGGTGGCGGCTGACCGTGGCCGGCTACCGGGCCACCGGCGGGATCCGCCGCGCCGTCGCCGAGTCGGCCGAGCGGATCCACCTCGACCTGGACCCGGCGGGCCGGGTGGCGCTGCGGACCGCGATGCTGCGCCTGGTCACCGTCACCGACACCGGGGCGGTGGCCCGTCGCCGGGGCGCCAGCCGGCTGTTCGACGCCGACCTGCTGGCCCGGCTGGTACGGGCCCGGCTGGTCACCGTCGCCGCCGACACCGTCGAGATCAGCCACGAGGCGCTGCTGACCAACTGGCCGCGCCTGGACAGCTGGCTCGCCGAGGCACGGGACGAACTGATCCGGCGGCAGCGGCTGACCGTCGCCGCCGAGGACTGGCGGACCGCCGGCCGCGACCCCGACCTGCTGTTGCGCGGCACCCGGCTGGCGCTGGTGCGTGACCAGGTCGACCGCAACGACCTGTCCGCGACGGAGGTGGACTTCCTGTCCGCGAGCGTGGCCGCCGCCGAGGCCGCCGAACTGGCCCGGCTGCGCGGCGTACGGCGGCTGCGCCGGCTGACCGTGGGCCTCGCGGCGGCGCTGCTGCTCGCCGTCGCCGGCGGGCTGGTCGCGCTGAACCAGCAGGCGGCCGCCGAGGACCAACGCCGGCAGGCGATTTCCCGACAGCTGGCCGCCGAGTCGCAGATCGCCGCGGCCGCCGACGACGACCTGCTCGCCGTCGGCAGGGCGCTGGACGCCTGGGACCAGGCGCCTACCGTCGAGGCGTACGGTGCCCTGCTGTCGGCGCAGACGGCGGGGACGATCGGGCCGCTGGGCACCGCGCCCGGCGGGCTGTCCACCGCCGTCAGCCCGGACGGCACGGCGGTGGCGGTGGGACACCAGGACGGTCTGGTCCGGCTCTGGGACGTCGCCACCCTGCGCCAGCGCGACGTCGAGCTGCGGCACGCCACCGACGCCGGCGTGGTGGCGCTGGCCTTCTCCCCGGACGGCCGCTTCCTCGCCTCCGGCTCGTTCAGCCGCGACGGTGTCCGGATCTGGGACGTGTCGACCGGTCAGCTGCGGCACACCCTGCCGGCGGTCGGCGCGCTCGGCTGGCTGCCCACCGGTGCCACGGTCGTCGCCGGTCGACTCGGCACCGACCTGTCGCCCGAGTTGCAGGTCGGCGGCTGGTCGGCGGCGACCGGCGAACTGCAGTGGTCGCTGCCGACCGGGATGCTCGGCTACGACCTGACCGTCAACGCCGACGGTACGCTGCTGGCCGTCGCCAACCCCACCGATGGTGACGTCCAGGTCTGGCAGTTGACCGACCAGACCCTGCTCCGCAGCCTGCCCGCCGCCCAACAGGTGGCCTTCGGCCCGGACGACGTGCTGGTGACCAGCGGACCCGACGGGGCGTTGCACAGCTGGTCGGTGTCGTCCGGCGAGCGCACCGCCCTGCCGGTCGGGCCGTTTCGCGCCGCGGTGTCGCTCGCCGTCACCCCGGACGGCTCGCTGCTGACCACCGGCGGGTGGCGTACCGGTCGGATCGACAGTTGGGCGTTGACCACCGGGGTGGTCTCCTCGGCCTTCACCGGCTACGTCGGCCGGGTCGTCGCCGACGTGGCGGTGGCCGCCGACGGCCGGACCGTGGCCGTCACCGGACCGGACGCCCCGACCGTGCTGTTCCGGCGCACCGGCGTGCTGCTGCGGCATCCGCAGTCGGTCCAGTTCGTCGCGGTCGACCCGGCGGCGGAGCGGGTCGTCACCGCCGCCGGCGACGACGTGGTGCGGATCTGGGATCTGGGCACCCGCGCCGTGCGGGCGACCGTCCGCGCGTCGGACACTGTCACCGGGGTCGCGGTCGCCGGTGACGGCACGTTCGCGGTCAGCACCACCAGCAGCGGCGTGCTGCGCTACACCGTCGCCGGTGAACTGGTCGGGCACGACACCGCCGCCGGGCGGGACGGCTGGACGACCAGACATCCGGCGTACTCGCCGGACGGACGGCTGCTCGCCGTCGCCGTGCTCGACCCGGCCGGCGAGGACGGCGGGGTGCTGGTCTGGCGGCTCGACCGGGACGCCGAACCGACCTTCCTGCCGACCGGTGGCGCGGTGAGCGCGCTGGGATTCGGCACCGACGGGACCACGCTGTTGGCGACCGCCAACCACGGTGTGGTGAGCGGCGACGAGACGGTGACGCGGGCCGAGTTGAGATCCTGGCACACCGCCGACCTGTCCGGCATGGACCGAGCGGTCATCGCGGACCTTCAGCTGACCGACCTCGCGGTCAGCCCGGACGGACACCTGGTCGCGGTGGCCCGCAGCAACGGTCAGGTCGAGCTGCGCACCGTCGCCGGACTGGACCTGGTCGGCACAGTGGACACACCCACCACCAGGCTGTCCGCGGTGGCCTTCAGCCCGGACGGCGAACGGCTGGTCACCACCGCCGTCAGCGACGACCTGGCCCGGGTGTGGCAAATCGACAGCGGCGAGCTGACGGCGGTGCTCGTCGGACACGTCGACAACGTCAACGCGATCACGTTCACCCGTGACGGGCTGCTGGTCAGCGGTTCGACCGACACCTCGGCCCAGGTGTGGGACCTCGACCCGGACCGGGTCGTGGCCCGGCTCTGCGAGGTGGCGACGCCAGCCGCCCGCGCGGTCGGCGACGAGCCGCCGCGTCGGTGCCGCTGA
- the bioB gene encoding biotin synthase BioB, whose amino-acid sequence MSDILDLARAQVLERGVGLDEAGVLAVLRLPDEQVPAALQLAHEVRMRWCGPEVEVEGIVSLKTGGCPEDCHFCSQSGLFASPVRAVWLDIPSLVEAAKQTAATGATEFCIVAAVRGPDARLMRQLREGVAAIRAEVDIQVAASLGMLTQEQVDELVDMGVHRYNHNLETCRSYFPNVVTTHSFEERWETLRMVRDSGMEVCCGGILGLGETIEQRAEFAAQLAALDPHEVPLNFLNPRPGTPLGDRPVVEARDALRAIAGFRLAMPRTILRYAGGREITLGDLGTRDGLLGGINAVIVGNYLTTLGRPATEDLALLDDLKMPVKALSATI is encoded by the coding sequence ATGTCCGACATCCTCGACCTAGCCCGCGCCCAAGTCCTGGAGCGTGGCGTCGGCCTGGACGAGGCCGGGGTCCTCGCTGTGCTACGGCTGCCCGACGAGCAGGTCCCGGCCGCGCTGCAACTCGCCCACGAGGTGCGGATGCGCTGGTGCGGGCCGGAGGTCGAGGTGGAGGGGATCGTCTCGCTCAAGACCGGCGGCTGTCCGGAGGACTGCCACTTCTGCTCCCAGTCCGGCCTGTTCGCCTCACCGGTGCGGGCGGTGTGGCTGGACATCCCGTCGCTGGTCGAGGCGGCGAAGCAGACAGCGGCGACCGGAGCCACCGAGTTCTGCATCGTGGCGGCGGTGCGAGGGCCGGACGCCCGGCTGATGCGGCAGCTGCGCGAGGGTGTCGCCGCGATCCGGGCCGAGGTGGACATCCAGGTCGCGGCGTCGCTCGGGATGCTGACCCAGGAGCAGGTCGACGAACTGGTCGACATGGGGGTGCACCGGTACAACCACAACCTGGAGACGTGCCGCTCCTACTTCCCGAACGTGGTGACCACGCACAGCTTCGAGGAGCGGTGGGAGACGCTGCGGATGGTGCGCGACTCCGGCATGGAGGTGTGCTGCGGCGGCATCCTCGGGCTGGGTGAGACGATCGAGCAGCGGGCCGAGTTCGCCGCGCAGCTGGCCGCTCTCGACCCGCACGAGGTGCCGCTGAACTTCCTCAACCCGCGGCCCGGCACGCCGCTGGGCGACCGTCCGGTGGTCGAGGCCCGGGACGCGTTGCGCGCCATCGCCGGCTTCCGGCTGGCTATGCCACGAACAATTCTGCGGTACGCCGGCGGCCGAGAGATCACTCTCGGTGACCTGGGCACCCGGGACGGGCTGCTCGGCGGCATCAACGCGGTGATCGTCGGCAACTATCTGACCACTCTGGGGCGCCCGGCGACGGAGGACCTGGCGCTGCTGGACGACCTGAAGATGCCGGTCAAGGCGCTGTCGGCGACGATCTGA
- a CDS encoding 8-amino-7-oxononanoate synthase yields MADWLDGLRRRAELRAKAGLARELRPRTADDPLTDLAGNDYLGLAGRAEVVAAAADALHRYGLGATGSRLVRGSTDAHAALETDLADWLGADRALVFSSGYLANLGAVRALVRPRTLLVCDAHNHASLIDGGRLASAQTEVVAHADPAVVDAVLTAHPGRPAVVVTESVFSVDGDLAPLAALHAVVRRHGALLLVDDAHALGVIGPAGAGGVAAAGLAGQPDVVVTATLSKALGGAGGVLAGPQPLIRHVVDTGRTFIFDTALAPAVAAGTHAALTLARDGARLRVELADRVAAAVGRFTGAGLDVGGPPAGGVVSIGAPGPETALAWARDCRDRGVAVGCFRPPSTPDQRARLRITVNVGIPRADFDRALDVIVECAP; encoded by the coding sequence GTGGCGGACTGGTTGGACGGCCTGCGGCGGCGGGCCGAGCTGCGGGCCAAGGCCGGGCTGGCCCGCGAGCTGCGCCCCCGTACCGCCGACGACCCGCTGACCGACCTGGCCGGCAACGACTACCTCGGGCTGGCCGGCCGCGCCGAGGTGGTCGCGGCGGCGGCAGACGCCCTGCACCGGTACGGCCTCGGCGCGACCGGCTCGCGGCTGGTCCGTGGCTCCACCGACGCGCACGCCGCGCTGGAGACCGACCTGGCCGACTGGCTCGGCGCCGACCGGGCGCTGGTCTTCTCCTCCGGCTACCTGGCCAACCTCGGCGCGGTCCGGGCGCTGGTCCGGCCCCGTACCCTGCTGGTCTGCGACGCGCACAACCACGCCTCGCTGATCGACGGCGGCCGGCTCGCCAGCGCGCAGACCGAGGTCGTCGCGCACGCCGACCCGGCTGTCGTGGACGCGGTGCTGACCGCCCACCCCGGGCGGCCCGCGGTGGTCGTCACCGAGTCGGTCTTCTCCGTCGACGGCGACCTGGCGCCGCTGGCCGCGCTGCACGCGGTCGTCCGCCGGCACGGTGCGCTGCTGCTGGTCGACGACGCGCACGCGCTCGGTGTCATCGGGCCGGCCGGTGCCGGCGGCGTCGCCGCCGCCGGGCTCGCCGGCCAACCCGACGTGGTGGTCACCGCCACCCTGTCCAAGGCGCTCGGCGGTGCCGGGGGCGTGCTGGCCGGGCCGCAGCCGCTGATCCGGCATGTGGTCGACACCGGGCGTACGTTCATCTTCGACACCGCGCTCGCCCCGGCGGTCGCCGCCGGGACGCACGCCGCGCTGACGCTGGCCCGTGACGGGGCGCGGCTGCGGGTCGAACTGGCCGACCGGGTCGCCGCCGCCGTGGGCCGGTTCACCGGGGCCGGTCTCGACGTCGGCGGGCCACCGGCCGGCGGGGTGGTGTCGATCGGCGCGCCCGGGCCGGAGACCGCGCTCGCCTGGGCGCGGGACTGCCGCGACCGGGGGGTCGCGGTCGGCTGCTTCCGACCACCGTCTACCCCCGACCAGCGGGCCCGGCTGCGGATCACGGTCAACGTCGGGATTCCCCGGGCCGACTTCGACCGGGCGCTCGACGTGATCGTGGAGTGCGCGCCGTGA
- the bioD gene encoding dethiobiotin synthase: MRAVTGWHGAVVVTGTDTGVGKTVVTAAIAAAAQAAGLRVAMVKPGQTGTVTGEPSDADVVTRLADPATVRTIASYPEPLAPLAAARVAAAEPLELYAAVDAVREEADKHDLVLVEGAGGLLVPMGLRPSGEPWTIADLAVSLGAPAVVVSRAGLGTLNHTALTLEALDRRAVPAGVVLGAWPAEPELVHWANLSELVPTMVGAVPDGAGTLEPGVFRRSAPGWLTPALYGVLDDWRAWADETS; encoded by the coding sequence GTGCGCGCCGTGACCGGCTGGCACGGTGCGGTGGTCGTCACCGGCACCGACACCGGCGTCGGCAAGACCGTGGTGACCGCGGCGATCGCCGCCGCCGCTCAGGCCGCCGGCCTGCGGGTGGCGATGGTCAAGCCAGGTCAGACCGGCACGGTGACCGGCGAGCCGTCGGACGCCGACGTGGTGACCCGGCTGGCCGACCCGGCCACCGTACGCACCATCGCCAGCTATCCCGAGCCGCTGGCCCCGCTGGCCGCCGCCCGGGTCGCCGCGGCCGAGCCGCTGGAGCTGTACGCGGCCGTCGACGCGGTACGTGAGGAGGCCGACAAGCACGATCTGGTACTGGTCGAAGGGGCCGGCGGGCTGCTGGTGCCGATGGGGCTGCGACCGTCCGGCGAGCCGTGGACCATCGCCGACCTGGCGGTGTCGCTCGGCGCGCCGGCGGTGGTGGTGTCCCGGGCCGGGCTGGGCACCCTCAACCACACCGCGTTGACCCTGGAGGCGCTGGACCGGCGGGCGGTCCCCGCCGGCGTGGTGCTCGGCGCCTGGCCGGCCGAGCCCGAACTGGTGCACTGGGCGAACCTGAGCGAACTGGTCCCGACCATGGTCGGCGCGGTGCCCGATGGCGCCGGCACCCTCGAACCGGGGGTGTTCCGCCGCTCCGCGCCCGGCTGGCTGACCCCGGCGCTGTACGGCGTACTGGACGACTGGCGGGCGTGGGCGGACGAGACCAGTTGA